The following coding sequences lie in one Cupriavidus sp. WKF15 genomic window:
- a CDS encoding OmpA family protein, whose amino-acid sequence MKFKFATVSLAAATLLAAGCATEQQTHTAVGTGVGAAVGAGLGNLIGGNTTGTLVGAAVGGAIGGATGYNWNAIRGKLNKDTAGTGTQITEQPDGSLKVNIPSQVTFDTDSATIKPSFRSVLDQVAQTLGQHQDVSANVVGHTDSTGNAQYNMQLSQRRAQSVASYLGDRGVSRNRLSAEGRGQTQPVADNATEAGRTQNRRVEIFLKPIQG is encoded by the coding sequence ATGAAATTCAAGTTCGCCACCGTCTCGCTCGCCGCGGCCACCCTCCTGGCTGCCGGCTGCGCCACCGAACAACAGACTCACACGGCCGTCGGGACCGGCGTGGGTGCTGCAGTGGGTGCGGGACTGGGCAATCTGATCGGCGGCAACACCACTGGCACGCTGGTCGGCGCGGCGGTGGGCGGTGCCATTGGCGGCGCCACCGGCTACAACTGGAACGCCATCCGCGGCAAGCTGAACAAGGACACGGCCGGCACCGGCACCCAGATCACCGAGCAGCCGGATGGCTCGCTCAAGGTCAATATCCCGAGCCAGGTCACCTTCGACACCGACAGCGCCACGATCAAGCCGTCGTTCCGCTCGGTACTCGACCAGGTGGCCCAGACGCTGGGCCAGCACCAGGACGTGAGCGCCAATGTCGTCGGCCATACCGACAGCACCGGCAACGCGCAATACAACATGCAGCTCTCGCAGCGCCGCGCCCAGAGCGTCGCCAGCTACCTGGGTGACCGCGGAGTCTCGCGCAACCGCCTGTCGGCCGAGGGCCGGGGCCAGACCCAACCGGTGGCGGACAACGCCACCGAGGCCGGCCGGACACAAAATCGCCGTGTCGAAATTTTTTTGAAACCAATTCAAGGGTGA
- the metG gene encoding methionine--tRNA ligase, with translation MTARRILVTSALPYANGQIHIGHLVEYIQTDIWVRFQRMMGNEVYYVGADDTHGTPVMLRAEKEGITPKQLIDRVWTEHKRDFDSFLVSFDNYYSTDAEENRELCEKIYLALKADDLIAEREVEQFYDPVKNMFLPDRFIKGECPKCGAKDQYGDSCEVCGTTYVPTDLKNPYSVVSGATPVRKSSTHFFFKLSDPRCETFLREWVADLAQPEAANKMQEWLGSEGEASTLSDWDISRDAPYFGFEIPGAPGKYFYVWLDAPIGYYASFKNLAEKKGIDFDAWVGPHSTAEQYHFIGKDILYFHTLFWPAMLRFSGYRTPTNVFAHGFLTVDGAKMSKSRGTFITAQSYVDTGMNPEWLRYYFAAKLNASMEDLDLNLDDFIARVNSDLIGKYVNIASRAAGFLVKRFEGKVDEGALAHPLLEQLRQAAPQIAHLYEAREYSKALRQVMELTDAVNAFVDTEKPWELAKDEAKRPALHAACSVSLEAFRLLTVYLKPVVPTMAAGVERFLNVEPLDWRAIDKQLSAASPVQPYQHLMTRVDAKQIDALLAANRESLQATAPAAAASIEPIADTITIDDFAKIDLRVAKIVECQKVEGSSKLLQLTLDLGEGRTRNVFSGIQSAYSPEQLVGKLTVVVANLAPRKMKFGVSEGMVLAASAADEKANPGLYILEPHSGAVPGMRIG, from the coding sequence ATGACCGCACGTCGTATCCTCGTCACATCTGCCCTGCCATATGCCAACGGCCAGATTCATATCGGCCACCTGGTGGAATACATCCAGACCGACATCTGGGTGCGTTTCCAGCGCATGATGGGCAACGAGGTTTACTACGTCGGCGCCGACGACACCCACGGCACGCCGGTCATGTTGCGTGCCGAGAAGGAAGGCATTACGCCGAAGCAGCTGATCGACCGCGTCTGGACCGAGCACAAGCGCGACTTCGACAGCTTCCTGGTGTCGTTCGACAACTACTACAGCACCGACGCCGAGGAAAACCGCGAGCTGTGCGAGAAGATCTACCTGGCCTTGAAGGCCGACGACCTGATCGCCGAGCGCGAGGTCGAGCAGTTTTATGACCCGGTCAAGAACATGTTCCTGCCGGACCGCTTCATCAAGGGCGAGTGCCCGAAGTGCGGCGCCAAGGACCAGTACGGCGACTCGTGTGAGGTCTGCGGCACGACATACGTGCCGACCGACCTGAAGAACCCGTACTCGGTAGTCTCCGGCGCCACCCCGGTGCGCAAGTCGTCCACGCACTTCTTCTTCAAGCTGTCCGACCCCCGCTGCGAGACCTTCCTGCGCGAGTGGGTGGCCGACCTGGCGCAGCCCGAAGCCGCCAACAAGATGCAGGAATGGCTGGGCAGCGAAGGCGAAGCCTCGACCCTGTCGGACTGGGACATCTCGCGCGACGCGCCCTACTTCGGCTTCGAGATCCCGGGCGCGCCGGGCAAGTACTTCTACGTGTGGCTGGACGCGCCGATCGGCTACTACGCGAGCTTCAAGAACCTGGCCGAGAAGAAGGGCATCGACTTCGACGCCTGGGTCGGCCCGCACTCCACGGCCGAGCAGTACCACTTCATCGGCAAGGACATCCTGTACTTCCACACGCTGTTCTGGCCGGCCATGCTGCGCTTCTCGGGCTACCGCACGCCGACCAACGTGTTCGCGCACGGCTTCCTGACGGTGGACGGCGCCAAGATGAGCAAGTCGCGCGGCACCTTCATCACCGCGCAGAGCTATGTCGACACCGGCATGAACCCGGAATGGCTGCGCTACTACTTCGCCGCCAAGCTCAATGCGAGCATGGAAGACCTGGACCTGAACCTGGACGACTTCATCGCCCGGGTCAACAGCGACCTGATCGGCAAGTACGTCAACATCGCCAGCCGCGCCGCGGGCTTCCTGGTCAAGCGTTTCGAGGGCAAGGTCGACGAGGGCGCGCTGGCCCATCCGCTGCTGGAGCAGCTGCGCCAGGCCGCCCCGCAGATCGCCCACCTGTATGAAGCGCGCGAGTACAGCAAGGCGCTGCGCCAGGTGATGGAACTGACCGACGCCGTCAACGCTTTCGTCGATACCGAAAAGCCCTGGGAACTGGCCAAGGACGAGGCCAAGCGCCCGGCGCTGCACGCCGCGTGCTCGGTGTCGCTCGAAGCCTTCCGCCTGCTGACGGTCTACCTGAAGCCGGTGGTGCCGACGATGGCCGCCGGCGTGGAGCGATTCCTCAATGTCGAGCCGCTGGACTGGCGCGCCATCGACAAGCAGTTGTCGGCCGCGAGCCCGGTGCAGCCGTACCAGCACCTGATGACCCGTGTCGATGCGAAGCAGATCGACGCGCTGCTGGCAGCCAACCGCGAGTCCCTGCAGGCCACGGCGCCGGCCGCAGCCGCATCGATCGAGCCGATCGCCGACACCATCACGATCGACGACTTCGCCAAGATCGACCTGCGGGTCGCCAAGATCGTCGAATGCCAGAAGGTCGAAGGCTCCAGCAAGCTGCTGCAGCTCACGCTCGACCTTGGCGAGGGCCGCACGCGCAATGTGTTCTCGGGTATCCAGTCGGCCTACTCGCCGGAACAGCTCGTGGGCAAGCTGACCGTGGTGGTCGCCAACCTGGCGCCGCGCAAGATGAAGTTCGGGGTATCCGAAGGGATGGTGCTGGCGGCTTCGGCGGCGGATGAGAAGGCCAATCCGGGGCTTTATATCCTGGAGCCGCATAGCGGCGCGGTGCCTGGCATGCGGATTGGCTGA
- the bamE gene encoding outer membrane protein assembly factor BamE translates to MGLFASLLALFGCDQQKVDEAMKKAGDTARATWNSVKPDSQLFKGIEPGQSTEADVLRQAGKPETTWEEESGARRLEYPRGPEGATTWMVTIDADGKVARIEQVLTAENFTRVRPGMNQDQVRRMLGKPTKVEKFSLKKEEVWGYRWWESSQEKAFFNVHFSPDGMVTTTSRSEDPSRMGGG, encoded by the coding sequence ATGGGCCTGTTCGCTTCCTTGCTCGCGTTGTTCGGCTGCGACCAGCAGAAGGTCGATGAAGCCATGAAGAAGGCCGGCGACACCGCTCGCGCAACGTGGAACTCGGTCAAGCCGGATAGCCAGTTGTTCAAGGGCATCGAGCCGGGGCAGTCCACCGAGGCTGACGTGCTGCGCCAGGCCGGCAAGCCGGAGACCACCTGGGAAGAAGAGAGCGGCGCGCGGCGGCTGGAATATCCGCGTGGGCCGGAGGGAGCTACCACGTGGATGGTGACGATCGATGCCGACGGCAAGGTCGCCCGCATCGAGCAGGTCCTGACCGCGGAAAATTTCACCCGGGTGCGGCCTGGCATGAACCAGGACCAGGTCAGGCGCATGCTGGGCAAGCCGACCAAGGTCGAGAAGTTTTCGCTGAAGAAGGAGGAGGTGTGGGGCTACCGGTGGTGGGAGTCGTCGCAGGAGAAGGCCTTTTTCAATGTGCACTTCAGTCCTGATGGCATGGTTACGACGACGTCGCGGAGCGAGGATCCTTCCCGCATGGGGGGAGGCTGA